The genomic region CAATACTCAATCCGTCTTGGTATAATTTAAATGTTTCTAGGTAAGTAGATCCTTTTTTTCTGGCTTTTTTCTTTTCTTTTTCTTTGTTAAAAGCAATGATCTCTTTTATAAATTGATATCCGTAGTTTTCCATCTTTCTACGTCCAACGCCATTAATGTGCATAAAATCTTCATCGGTTACTGGTCTTTCGGCTTCAATTTCTTTAAGGGTGGCATCATTAAAGATTAAATAAGCCGGTATGTCCTCTTCTTTCGCTATGGAGAGGCGTAATTGGCGTAACCTCTCAAATAAGGAGTCTTTTGTTTTCGTTTGTTTTGTGGTCGTAGTCTCTGTAACAATTTTCTCCTGAGGCTTGGTTAAAGCAACTTTTTGATTGTTAAAAAGCACCTCATTTGCCTGTGGCGTAAGTTTTAAAGTGTTTTTTAAATGAAATGCAATTTCCAAATATCCCAAATTCACCATTTGAATTATATAATGCTGCCAATCACGCCACGAAATATCATTAGCAATGCCGTAGGTTTTTACATGTTGGAATCCTTTTTCTATTACTTGTTGATTATGGGATCCTCTTAACACATCGATAACCATTCCAATATTTTCCTGTTCCCTTAGACGGGTTACACAAGACAATGCTTTTTGAGCTATTATGGTTCCATCGAAAAACTGTGGAGGGTTTTTACAGACATCGCAGTTTCCACAATCTTCTTCTAAAAATTCCCCGAAATAGCTCAATAAAATTTTTCTACGGCAAGAAAGTGCTTCTGCATACTGCTTCATTCGTTCCAATTTTGCCATTTGCACCTCTGAATTTCCAGATTTTTCCGCAAATTGTTGGAGTTGCACAACATCGGCATAACTATGGAATAGCAGGGTGGAAGAGGGGAGGCCATCCCTTCCTGCACGGCCAATTTCTTGGTAATAGCCCTCTAAATTCTTTGGCATGTTGTAATGTATAACCCAGCGAACATTGGATTTATCGATTCCCATTCCAAAAGCGATGGTGGCACACACAATTTCGGTCTTATCGTTTATAAAGTCTTCTTGGGTTTTAGATCGGTCTTCATGTCCCAACCCGGCATGATAGGCCTGGGCGTTAAATCCTGATTTTCTAAGTTTCTCGGCAATATTTTCAGTAGCTTTTCTGCTTAAACAATAAATGATACCACTTTCATTGGGTCGTTTATTTAAAAACTGAATAATTTGCGGCAGTCTATCGGTGCCAGGTCGTACTTCTAAACTTAAATTTTTTCTATCGAACGAAGCTACGTATTTTCTCGCATTGGGAATGTTGAGTTGTTGAGCAATATCTTCCCGTGTAGCCTTATCTGCGGTGGCTGTGAGTGCGATAAGCGGTGTGTTTGGAAACCTATTTTTTAAAAATCCAAGTTGGGTGTAAGCAGGTCTAAAATCGTGTCCCCAAGAGGAGATACAATGTGCTTCATCTACCGCAATTAAGCTTACTTCCACGGTACTAAATATATTTTCCAAATAAGAAAGGCTCTCTGGGGCTACGTATAAAAGTTTTGTTTCTTTAGTTTCAATGGATTTAAAAATAGCGTCCTGCTCCGATGAAGACTGACTGCTATTTAAAAAACTGGCGGGAATCCCATTTACTTGAAGACCGTCTACTTGATCTTTCATTAAAGCAATAAGTGGTGAAATAACAATGGTAAGTCCGTTTAATAACATAGCCGGAAGTTGGTAACAAATAGATTTTCCGCCACCGGTAGGCATAATTACCAAGCAATCTTCTCCCGCAATTAGGGTATCTATAATTTCTTTTTGGAGTGGACGAAAGGATTCGTATCCAAAATATTCTTTAAGGGTATTGTAAATAACAGCTTCTTGTATCATGGTTTGCAAAGTAACAGCAAACAATCTGCAACTAAAACCATTTTTTAATTTTATTAATGGCGGTTAAATGAAGTCTAAGACTTATTTCTAAAGTCGCTCCATTCTTCCTTTAAAATACCATAGCAACAGGTATTTCTTTTAAATCCGTTTAATAAATACACATTACGCCTCAAAAGACCTTCCAATTTAGCTCCTAATTTTTCTACCGCCCGCCTTGATTGCAAGTTTCTTTCATCAATCCTGAATTCTACTTTTTCAAAATTCATTTTATAAAAAGCATAATCCAACATCATATATTTCATCGAGGTATTAAGTCCGCTTCCTTGAAAATCACGCCCAATCCACGTTGCACCAATATGTAATACCTTGTTGTTCCAATCAATATTCATATATCTGGTTGTACCGGCATATCTATTTGTACGTTTGTCGTAAACTATAAAAGGGATGGCTTGTTGCTGTTGGGCAAGATGGAGTGCTTTTTTTACATAATCTGTCAATGCGTTTAGTGTGGAAATATTGGAAGGGGAATATTGAACCAAATCTTTTTCTGAAGAAATTGCATACAGATTCTTATAATTTTGGAGCGACAGAGGTTCCAGTTTTACAATTTCGTTTTCCAAGGTCGGGATATTCATTGCGGTTGTTGTATTTTTACAATTCAAAAGTAGAGATATGAATCCTGATAAAGAAAAAATATTATCAATTATCCGCGAACGTTGTAAAAACACGTTAATGGAAACGCTGAATATTGAGTATATAGAGATGGGAGATGATTATTTGGTGGCTAAAATGCCTGTAACCCCAAAAGTGCATCAACCCGATGGTGTTTTACACGGTGGCGCCATGGTGGCGCTTGCAGAAAGTGTAGGCAGTGCAGCTTCTTATCTTTTCTTAAATACTAACGAATTTTTTATCCGTGGTATTGAAATCTCTGCCAATCACCTAAAAAGTATTAAAGAAGGGTGGGTTTTTGCCAAAGCGACTTTTATCCACAAGGGGCGCACCACGCAATTGTGGGAAATTAAAATTACCGATGAAGATAAAAATTTAATTTCCCTTTGTAAACTTACAACTATTGCGCTTCCAAAAAATAAGTAAAGGATGAGCTTAACACATAACGCTTTTTTTAAAAAAGTTGAAACTCAGCATAAAAGTAATTTACCTTTTGTAATTTACAGAAATCCTAATGGTAGTATAATCAACGGTTTATTGCAATCGAACGATGAATTGTTCTTTACTGAAAATTATACGGAACGTGGTTTTGTCTTTACGCCTTTTGAAGAAAATA from Galbibacter sp. BG1 harbors:
- the recQ gene encoding DNA helicase RecQ encodes the protein MIQEAVIYNTLKEYFGYESFRPLQKEIIDTLIAGEDCLVIMPTGGGKSICYQLPAMLLNGLTIVISPLIALMKDQVDGLQVNGIPASFLNSSQSSSEQDAIFKSIETKETKLLYVAPESLSYLENIFSTVEVSLIAVDEAHCISSWGHDFRPAYTQLGFLKNRFPNTPLIALTATADKATREDIAQQLNIPNARKYVASFDRKNLSLEVRPGTDRLPQIIQFLNKRPNESGIIYCLSRKATENIAEKLRKSGFNAQAYHAGLGHEDRSKTQEDFINDKTEIVCATIAFGMGIDKSNVRWVIHYNMPKNLEGYYQEIGRAGRDGLPSSTLLFHSYADVVQLQQFAEKSGNSEVQMAKLERMKQYAEALSCRRKILLSYFGEFLEEDCGNCDVCKNPPQFFDGTIIAQKALSCVTRLREQENIGMVIDVLRGSHNQQVIEKGFQHVKTYGIANDISWRDWQHYIIQMVNLGYLEIAFHLKNTLKLTPQANEVLFNNQKVALTKPQEKIVTETTTTKQTKTKDSLFERLRQLRLSIAKEEDIPAYLIFNDATLKEIEAERPVTDEDFMHINGVGRRKMENYGYQFIKEIIAFNKEKEKKKARKKGSTYLETFKLYQDGLSIEEMAKKRKLSSTTIYSHLVKLYEEGKEIDLMQFISKNDLESVKEAQIKLEHPDHLKTYYEYFEEAIDYWTIKICLTVIENPKSS
- a CDS encoding PaaI family thioesterase — encoded protein: MNPDKEKILSIIRERCKNTLMETLNIEYIEMGDDYLVAKMPVTPKVHQPDGVLHGGAMVALAESVGSAASYLFLNTNEFFIRGIEISANHLKSIKEGWVFAKATFIHKGRTTQLWEIKITDEDKNLISLCKLTTIALPKNK
- a CDS encoding GNAT family N-acetyltransferase, producing MNIPTLENEIVKLEPLSLQNYKNLYAISSEKDLVQYSPSNISTLNALTDYVKKALHLAQQQQAIPFIVYDKRTNRYAGTTRYMNIDWNNKVLHIGATWIGRDFQGSGLNTSMKYMMLDYAFYKMNFEKVEFRIDERNLQSRRAVEKLGAKLEGLLRRNVYLLNGFKRNTCCYGILKEEWSDFRNKS